The following proteins are encoded in a genomic region of Neurospora crassa OR74A linkage group VI, whole genome shotgun sequence:
- a CDS encoding T-complex protein 1 subunit epsilon, giving the protein MALNLDLSNAVMMKDEQGRPLIVVRDQGKKKRQYGNEAVKNHILAARTVANIVKTSLGPRGLDKILISPDGDITVTNDGATILQQMEITNHVAKLLVELSKSQDDEIGDGTTGVVVLAGALLEQAAELIDKGIHPIRIADGYDQACDIAVAELDRISDVIEFSKEETANLVKVARTSLGSKIVSKAHDQFANIAVDAVLSVADLERKDVDFELIKVDGKVGGALEDTILVKGVIIDKDFSHPQMPSEVRDAKIAILTCAFEPPKPKTKHRLDITSVEEFKKLQTYEREKFIEMIQQIKNTGANLAICQWGFDDEANHLLLQNNLPAVRWVGGPEIELIAIATNGRIVPRFEDLKPEKLGRAGVVREMTFGTTREKMLVIEECANTRAVTVFVRGSNKMIIDEAKRSLHDALCVVRNLVRDNRVVYGGGSAEIACSLAVEDAAVKSPGLEQYAMRAFADALDTIPMTLAENSGLNPIATLAEVKSQQVKDPAGRGRLGVDCMGRGSNNMKEAFVIDPLIGKKQQLMLATQLCRMILKINNVIVSGSGEEDY; this is encoded by the exons ATGGCGTTGA ATTTGGATTTGTCGAACG cggtgatgatgaaggatGAGCAGGGCCGCCCTCTCATCGTTGTCAGAGA tcaaggaaagaagaagaggcaatACGGAAACGAAGCCGTCAAGAACCACATTCTCGCCGCCAGAACCGTCGCAAACATTGTTAAGACTTCCCTGGGACCTCGTGGCCTCGACAAGATCCTCATCTCGCCCGACGGCGATATCACAGTGACCAACGATGGCGCGACCATTCTACAACAAATGGAGATCACAAATCACGTTGCCAAGCTGCTAGTCGAGCTCTCCAAGTCCCAGGATGACGAGATTGGTGATGGCACCACAGGTGTTGTTGTGCTTGCTGGCGCGCTGCTCGAGCAGGCGGCAGAGCTTATTGACAAGGGCATCCACCCCATCAGAATCGCCGACGGTTATGACCAAGCTTGCGACATTGCTGTGGCCGAGCTTGACAGAATTTCCGATGTTATCGAGTTCAGCAAGGAGGAAACCGCAAACCTGGTCAAGGTCGCGAGGACAAGTTTGGGCAGCAAGATCGTCTCCAAGGCCCACGACCAGTTCGCCAACATTGCCGTCGATGCGGTCCTCTCCGTCGCCGATCTGGAGCGCAAGGATGTCGATTTCGAGCTCATCAAGGTGGACGGCAAGGTTGGAGGTGCTCTCGAAGACACTATCCTCGTCAAGGGTGTCATTATCGACAAGGACTTCTCGCATCCCCAGATGCCTTCCGAGGTTAGGGACGCCAAGATTGCCATTCTCACATGCGCCTTCGAGcctcccaagcccaagactAAGCACAGACTCGACATCACCAGCGTTGAGGAGTTCAAGAAGCTGCAGACGTACGAGCGCGAGAAGTTTATCGAGATGATTCAGCAAATAAAGAACACTGGTGCCAATCTGGCCATCTGCCAGTGGGGTTTCGACGACGAGGCGAACCACTTGCTCCTTCAGAACAACCTTCCTGCTGTCCGATGGGTCGGTGGTCCCGAGATTGAGCTGATTGCGATTGCCACAAACGGTCGCATTGTTCCTCGCTTCGAGGATCTCAAGCCCGAGAAGCTCGGTAGGGCTGGTGTTGTTCGCGAGATGACATTCGGTACGACAAGGGAGAAGATGCTTGTGATCGAGGAGTGCGCCAACACCAGGGCCGTGACTGTCTTTGTCAGGGGTAGCAACAAGATG ATCATTGATGAGGCTAAGCGTTCTCTTCACGACGCTCTTTGCGTCGTGCGCAACCTTGTTCGTGACAACCGTGTTGTCTACGGTGGTGGTTCGGCCGAGATTGCCTGCAGCTTGGCCGTTGAGGACGCTGCTGTCAAGTCCCCTGGCTTGGAGCAGTACGCCATGCGTGCCTTCGCCGACGCTCTCGACACTATCCCCATGACCCTGGCCGAGAACAGCGGTCTTAACCCCATCGCTACCCTGGCCGAGGTCAAGAGCCAACAGGTCAAGGATCCTGCTGGTCGCGGCCGTCTTGGTGTTGACTGCATGGGCCGTGGCTCGAACAACATGAAGGAGGCTTTCGTCATTGACCCCCTCATCggcaagaagcagcagctcATGCTTGCGACGCAGCTCTGCAGAATGATTCTCAAGATCAACAATGTCATTGTGTCTGGGTCGGGCGAGGAAGATTACTAA